A stretch of Oceanispirochaeta sp. DNA encodes these proteins:
- a CDS encoding mandelate racemase/muconate lactonizing enzyme family protein translates to MIKSVEPIIISIPRDTPYLGPLEDGNKPTPQGYFIRPGNKSIYHLTDQSVLVKVTIEDGTVGWGECVAFYAPEIVKTIIEELVGPLLIGKDPQDVLMIYEDLYDAMRVRGFFGGFYHDALAGIDIALWDLKGKELRQPVAALLGSKRYKKLPGYVSGLPENTIDKRADLAKKWIDSGFDAFKFASAVSADGIMPEMEALRTAVGSKPKILIDMHWKFNAAEAIAMIHKLNQFDLYVAEAPVKPEDIAGQALVVRSVPVQVAIGEELRTIYEYRPRFEQLCMHVIQPEMGRTGLTSMWNICQMSQAFNMTVMPHASIGVGIFQAASLQVAAALNNLVYHEYQHSIFDKNLKYLNTTMSCSEGFFMVPQEPGIGAEPNESLFQFVKK, encoded by the coding sequence ATGATTAAATCGGTAGAACCGATCATTATTTCAATACCCCGGGATACCCCTTATCTGGGGCCTCTTGAGGATGGAAACAAACCGACACCTCAGGGCTATTTTATCCGCCCCGGGAACAAGAGCATCTATCACCTGACTGATCAGAGCGTTCTTGTGAAGGTTACGATAGAAGACGGCACTGTCGGTTGGGGTGAATGTGTTGCTTTCTATGCGCCGGAGATTGTGAAAACCATAATTGAAGAACTGGTGGGACCGCTCCTGATTGGAAAGGATCCCCAGGATGTACTGATGATCTATGAAGATCTCTATGATGCCATGAGGGTTCGTGGTTTCTTCGGCGGCTTTTATCATGATGCTCTGGCGGGAATCGACATTGCCCTCTGGGACCTGAAAGGAAAAGAACTGAGGCAGCCTGTTGCGGCTCTTTTGGGATCAAAAAGATACAAGAAACTGCCGGGTTATGTTTCCGGTTTGCCAGAAAACACGATAGATAAAAGAGCCGATCTGGCAAAAAAGTGGATTGATAGCGGCTTTGATGCCTTTAAATTTGCTTCCGCCGTGTCCGCAGACGGCATCATGCCTGAAATGGAAGCCCTGAGAACTGCTGTGGGGTCCAAGCCGAAAATTCTCATAGACATGCACTGGAAATTCAACGCGGCCGAGGCGATTGCCATGATTCATAAACTGAATCAGTTTGATTTGTATGTGGCGGAAGCCCCGGTTAAACCTGAAGACATAGCTGGTCAGGCTCTTGTGGTCCGATCTGTACCAGTGCAAGTGGCAATAGGGGAGGAATTGAGAACCATATATGAGTATAGGCCACGATTTGAACAGCTTTGCATGCATGTGATTCAACCGGAGATGGGCCGAACTGGACTGACATCCATGTGGAATATCTGCCAGATGAGTCAGGCATTCAATATGACTGTTATGCCCCATGCCAGCATTGGTGTAGGTATTTTCCAGGCTGCCAGCCTGCAGGTTGCCGCAGCTTTGAACAATCTGGTTTACCATGAGTATCAACACTCCATTTTCGACAAGAATCTGAAGTATCTGAATACGACCATGAGCTGCTCTGAAGGATTCTTTATGGTTCCACAGGAACCAGGAATAGGGGCAGAACCCAATGAATCACTCTTTCAGTTTGTGAAGAAGTAG
- a CDS encoding dihydrodipicolinate synthase family protein, with amino-acid sequence MSKEIKGILPIAPAVYNNKGQVDYEDYASALSCMFDEGSHGITLFGIAGEYYKLSYEEELKLIDVTVESSRKHGKPCIISNTRHSTEVAIEWAKHIEASGADCMMVLPPFFLKPGGASLYEHMKAVGKAVKIPVMVQYAPEQTGVAISPDVLLRLNEECPNIIYYKIECKPPGLYIDNVVKKARPGTEVFVGNAGYQMIEGLDRGAAGVMPGPSMFDVYRSIYDLYMDGKRQEAFKVHKELVYFLNHIRQNVEMIIAFEKKVMKKRGFIKSDYCRSPGFTSDKIFDDTFEELYEVISEYFTV; translated from the coding sequence ATGAGTAAAGAAATCAAGGGGATCTTACCGATTGCCCCTGCTGTGTATAATAATAAAGGGCAGGTGGACTATGAAGATTATGCCTCTGCTCTGAGCTGTATGTTTGACGAAGGCAGCCATGGGATTACCCTCTTCGGCATTGCCGGAGAGTATTATAAATTATCTTATGAAGAAGAATTAAAACTTATTGATGTGACTGTGGAATCTTCCAGGAAGCACGGTAAACCCTGTATCATTTCAAATACAAGACACTCCACAGAGGTTGCTATCGAGTGGGCTAAGCACATTGAGGCCAGCGGTGCCGACTGTATGATGGTTCTTCCCCCATTCTTTTTAAAGCCTGGTGGAGCCTCTCTGTATGAGCATATGAAGGCGGTTGGAAAGGCTGTGAAAATCCCGGTGATGGTGCAATATGCCCCTGAACAGACCGGTGTGGCCATCAGTCCTGATGTTCTTCTTAGGCTCAACGAAGAGTGCCCCAATATCATTTACTACAAGATTGAGTGCAAGCCCCCGGGACTCTATATCGACAATGTTGTCAAAAAGGCCCGGCCGGGAACCGAGGTCTTTGTCGGCAATGCGGGATACCAGATGATCGAAGGACTGGATAGAGGTGCCGCCGGTGTAATGCCCGGTCCCTCCATGTTTGATGTGTACAGGAGCATTTACGACCTGTATATGGATGGCAAACGCCAGGAAGCTTTCAAAGTTCATAAAGAACTGGTTTATTTTCTGAATCATATCCGGCAGAATGTGGAAATGATCATTGCCTTTGAGAAGAAAGTTATGAAGAAAAGAGGCTTTATCAAGTCGGATTACTGCCGCTCTCCCGGCTTTACCAGTGATAAAATATTTGATGATACATTTGAAGAACTCTATGAGGTTATTTCAGAGTATTTCACCGTATAA
- a CDS encoding SDR family NAD(P)-dependent oxidoreductase, with translation MDLKLKGKTALITGASGGIGSAIAEGLAAEGVHTCLNYNSNDKEVLRLKDKFTGMGLKSEVFKANVSQEEEVRNLVDFTIEKLGHIDILINNAGISYHKKFLDMDMSDWDTVIDINLKSYFMVSQLCARHMADRGERGKIINNSSMVEAIARPNLTTYCVSKGGIGALARSLAVELAPYNIQVNNVNPGIIETKILGDKLEKEPEFKQHLIDLIPMGRLGQADECADLFVFLASQRANYITGASYYIDGGVTIAQL, from the coding sequence ATGGATTTAAAACTGAAAGGTAAAACGGCTCTCATTACAGGGGCCAGCGGAGGAATCGGTTCTGCTATTGCAGAAGGTTTAGCCGCAGAAGGGGTTCATACCTGTTTGAATTACAACAGTAATGACAAGGAAGTTCTTCGACTCAAAGATAAATTTACAGGAATGGGTTTGAAATCCGAGGTCTTCAAGGCTAATGTCAGTCAGGAAGAGGAAGTCAGGAATCTTGTGGATTTCACCATTGAGAAATTGGGCCACATTGATATCCTCATCAACAATGCAGGGATTTCCTATCATAAAAAATTCCTGGATATGGACATGTCCGACTGGGATACAGTCATTGACATCAACCTCAAGAGCTATTTTATGGTTTCTCAACTCTGTGCCCGTCATATGGCGGATCGGGGAGAAAGGGGCAAGATTATAAATAATTCATCCATGGTTGAAGCCATTGCCCGTCCAAACCTGACAACCTACTGTGTCTCTAAGGGTGGAATCGGTGCTCTGGCCCGATCTCTGGCGGTGGAGCTGGCCCCTTATAATATCCAGGTGAACAATGTAAACCCGGGAATTATTGAGACTAAAATCCTGGGAGATAAACTGGAGAAAGAGCCGGAATTTAAACAGCATCTAATCGATTTAATTCCTATGGGGCGCCTGGGGCAGGCTGATGAATGCGCAGATCTCTTTGTATTTCTGGCCAGTCAGAGGGCCAATTACATCACCGGAGCTTCCTACTATATTGACGGTGGTGTGACCATCGCTCAATTGTGA
- a CDS encoding sugar kinase, whose amino-acid sequence MKDVIVSYGEIMGRFSPDNNRRFRQTMPGNLNVTFAGAESSVVVSLQLLGCQTRYVTALPKHSIADACEDSVRRFGVDTSYILRTDKGRLGLYFMETGANQRPSQVIYDRADSSVSLTPGDSYDWKNIFADAKWFHISGITQAISREAAEASILAARHAKDAGVTVSCDLNFRKKLWNWEAGTNSRDLAEKTMRRLLKYVDVVIGNEEDAHDVLGIQAGDTDVEAGDLDINRYPDVARQIQQQFSHVSHVAITLRESISANHNNWGAMLYTCKDGSAHFAPMDGDGYKPYEIRNIVDRLGGGDSFSAGLIYGLSGEFKDSPGDALEFAVASSCLCHSIEGDFNYSSYEEVTALKNGSTTGRVKR is encoded by the coding sequence ATGAAAGACGTTATCGTAAGCTATGGAGAAATCATGGGACGTTTTTCTCCGGATAACAACAGACGGTTCAGGCAGACTATGCCTGGAAATCTGAATGTCACCTTTGCCGGGGCTGAATCCAGCGTTGTTGTCTCCCTCCAGCTGCTCGGCTGCCAAACCCGGTATGTAACAGCACTTCCCAAACATAGCATCGCCGATGCCTGTGAAGATTCAGTGAGACGTTTTGGTGTAGACACATCCTACATCCTCAGGACCGACAAGGGCCGTCTCGGTCTGTATTTCATGGAAACGGGAGCCAACCAGAGACCCAGCCAGGTTATTTATGACAGAGCCGACTCTTCTGTTTCCCTTACTCCAGGAGATTCTTACGACTGGAAAAATATATTCGCCGATGCCAAATGGTTTCATATCAGCGGTATTACCCAGGCCATCTCCAGAGAAGCTGCCGAAGCTTCCATTCTGGCGGCGAGACATGCAAAGGACGCCGGTGTGACTGTCTCTTGTGACTTGAACTTCAGAAAAAAATTATGGAACTGGGAGGCCGGGACCAATTCCAGGGATCTGGCAGAAAAAACCATGCGCCGTCTTTTGAAATACGTGGATGTTGTCATCGGAAATGAAGAAGATGCCCATGATGTTCTTGGCATCCAAGCGGGAGACACTGATGTGGAAGCAGGAGATCTGGATATCAACCGGTATCCAGATGTAGCCAGGCAGATTCAACAGCAGTTTTCCCATGTCAGCCATGTAGCGATCACACTGAGAGAAAGCATCTCTGCCAATCATAACAACTGGGGAGCCATGCTCTATACATGCAAAGACGGCTCTGCCCATTTCGCCCCCATGGATGGGGATGGGTACAAACCCTATGAGATTCGCAACATAGTAGACCGCCTGGGCGGGGGAGACTCCTTTTCTGCAGGTTTGATTTATGGACTCAGTGGAGAGTTCAAAGATTCTCCCGGGGATGCACTGGAATTCGCAGTTGCTTCTTCCTGCCTCTGCCACTCCATTGAAGGAGATTTCAATTACTCCAGTTATGAAGAAGTGACGGCCTTGAAGAACGGAAGCACTACGGGTCGGGTTAAGAGATAA